GAGGTGCGAGGATTTGCCAACGAATTTAAACAAGTGATTCTCAATCTCTTGAGCAACGCTCGTGGCGCGATTTTGGACCATGCCATAGAACAAGGTTATATTGAAATCATACTTGATGCCCCGTCACTTAAAATCCAAGACAATGGCGGGGGTATTAAAGAAGAGATTATGGACAGAATTTTTGAGCCATATTTTACAACCAAATCGCAAAGTTATGGAACAGGTGTTGGATTGTATATGTCAAAAATCATCATAGAAAAAAACATGGGTGGAATTTTGAGAGTTGAAAATACGCAAGATGGCGCACTCTTTGAGATTATTACACAGAATTAAAGTTTTTTTCGGTAAAATTGACGAAATTAAAATAGTAAAGGATTCGTAAAATGGCAATTACTGTGTATTATGATAAAGATTGTGATTTAAGTATTATTCAATCAAAAAAAGTTGCAATCATAGGTTTTGGTTCTCAAGGACACGCGCATGCAGAAAATTTAAGAGATAGCGGTGTTGAAGTGATTATCGGCCTGAGAAAAGGCGGAAGCTCATGGGCTAAAGCAGAAGCAAAAGGGTTTGATGTCAAAACAGTTGCAGAAGCGGCAAAAGTTGCGGATCTTATCATGATTTTGACACCGGATGAGTTTCAAGCAGATGTCTTTGAAGAGGAGATTAAAGACAATCTACAAGAAGGCAATGCGATTGCTTTTGGACATGGTTTTAATATTCATTATGGACAAATCAAAACGCCAAAAGGTGTAGATTGTATCATGATTGCACCAAAAGCTCCAGGACACACGGTAAGAAGCGAATTTATTAATGGTGGTGGTATCCCTGATCTTATCGCTGTAGAACAAAATGAAAGTGGTATGGCTAAAGAATTAGCGATGAGTTATGCTTGCGGTATTGGTGGCGGTAGAACCGGTATCATTGAGACAACATTCAAAGACGAAACAGAAACCGATCTTTTCGGAGAACAAGCGGTTCTTTGTGGCGGGATGACCTCATTGGTCAAAGCAGGATTTGAAACATTGACAGAAGCAGGATATGAACCAGAAATGGCTTATTTTGAATGTCTTCATGAAATGAAATTAATCGTCGATTTGATGTATCAAGGCGGTATTGCTGATATGCGTTATTCGATTTCAAATACTGCAGAATACGGGGATTATATTAGTGGACCAAAAGTCATTACAGAGGAATCAAAAAAAGCAATGAAACAAATCTTGAAAGAGATTCAAGATGGTACATTTGCGAAAGATTTTATCTTAGAAAGACGAGCAGGATATACGAGAATGAATGCAGAGCGTGCTAATGCAAGACGCAGTTTGATAGAAAAAACAGGTGATAAACTAAGAAGTATGATGCCATGGATTACGGCAAAACGTATTATCGATAAAGACAAAAACTAACCCCCTAACATCGGGTCGATAAGGTCTTATCGCACCCGATGTCCAATTTAATATAAAGATTATTTTTGATAAAAAAGAAGAAAAAACATCCAAGAAATAAAAAGAAAAGCTCTAAAAAAACAGCAAATTTTAAAAACCAATTATTTTATGCTGCCCTTGTTTTTATTGTTGTATTTTTAGGATTTGGTATCTACCAATATTTACATCAAT
This genomic window from Sulfurospirillum sp. 1612 contains:
- the ilvC gene encoding ketol-acid reductoisomerase codes for the protein MAITVYYDKDCDLSIIQSKKVAIIGFGSQGHAHAENLRDSGVEVIIGLRKGGSSWAKAEAKGFDVKTVAEAAKVADLIMILTPDEFQADVFEEEIKDNLQEGNAIAFGHGFNIHYGQIKTPKGVDCIMIAPKAPGHTVRSEFINGGGIPDLIAVEQNESGMAKELAMSYACGIGGGRTGIIETTFKDETETDLFGEQAVLCGGMTSLVKAGFETLTEAGYEPEMAYFECLHEMKLIVDLMYQGGIADMRYSISNTAEYGDYISGPKVITEESKKAMKQILKEIQDGTFAKDFILERRAGYTRMNAERANARRSLIEKTGDKLRSMMPWITAKRIIDKDKN